A genomic segment from Polyangium mundeleinium encodes:
- a CDS encoding pentapeptide repeat-containing protein, protein MKKKARSKPTGPAKTTGAKSGNTPTLPTKVSNASFEKIELDDVTMADAKVRDTSFEGASFEDVSFSKATIHNASFEDTRLDDASFARASVKNVSFESATFDDVTFAKAKIHNASFEGSSLDDVSLAGVTITNCAIEGLTIDGVRIDLLLQHKRSGAPRDGDT, encoded by the coding sequence ATGAAGAAGAAGGCGCGATCGAAGCCCACCGGCCCTGCGAAGACGACCGGAGCCAAGTCCGGAAACACACCGACGTTGCCGACGAAGGTTTCGAACGCGTCCTTCGAAAAAATCGAACTCGACGACGTCACGATGGCCGACGCGAAGGTGCGCGACACGTCGTTCGAAGGCGCGTCGTTCGAAGACGTGAGTTTTTCCAAGGCGACGATCCACAACGCGTCGTTCGAGGACACGAGGCTCGACGACGCGAGCTTTGCGCGGGCGAGCGTGAAGAACGTGTCGTTCGAGTCCGCGACGTTCGACGACGTGACCTTCGCGAAGGCGAAGATTCACAACGCTTCGTTTGAAGGGTCGTCGCTCGACGACGTGAGCCTCGCCGGCGTGACGATCACGAACTGCGCGATCGAGGGCCTCACGATCGATGGAGTTCGGATCGATCTTTTGTTGCAGCACAAACGATCTGGTGCGCCGCGTGACGGCGACACATGA
- a CDS encoding alpha/beta fold hydrolase yields the protein MHEPVTLPHHAIVTAPGASPSRCMLVLHGIFGSGGNFRTFTRALVTACPDWAFVLVDLRAHGLSTSLPPPHTLGAAADDLVRLGAALPFDVRGVIGHSFGGKVALAYADRRRGELDQLWVLDSTPSARPSGMDRVGAAKILAMLESFPAELPSRERFLELVTSHGVSRAEADWLAMNVRREGDAFRFRLDLAAIRDLLADYFAQDLWPVVERPDGRRRTGFVIGGRSDTVSADDRARLASLAAKDPTLSVHVLPNAGHWVHVDDPEGLLRILGAALGG from the coding sequence ATGCACGAGCCCGTCACGCTTCCCCATCACGCCATCGTCACCGCGCCCGGAGCCTCGCCTTCGCGCTGCATGCTCGTGCTGCACGGGATCTTCGGCTCCGGCGGCAACTTCCGGACGTTCACCCGCGCGCTCGTGACGGCCTGCCCCGATTGGGCCTTCGTGCTCGTCGACCTGCGCGCGCACGGCCTCTCCACGTCACTCCCGCCGCCCCACACGCTCGGGGCCGCGGCGGACGATCTCGTTCGGCTTGGCGCCGCGCTCCCGTTCGACGTGCGTGGCGTGATCGGCCACTCCTTCGGCGGCAAGGTCGCGCTCGCGTACGCCGATCGCAGGCGTGGCGAGCTCGACCAGCTTTGGGTCCTCGACTCGACGCCGAGCGCGCGTCCTTCGGGCATGGACCGTGTCGGCGCGGCGAAGATCCTCGCCATGCTCGAATCCTTCCCCGCCGAGCTTCCGTCCCGCGAGCGATTCCTCGAGCTCGTCACCTCGCACGGTGTCTCGCGCGCCGAGGCCGACTGGCTCGCGATGAACGTCCGCCGCGAAGGCGACGCCTTCCGCTTCCGCCTCGACCTCGCCGCGATCCGCGACCTGCTCGCCGACTACTTCGCCCAGGACCTCTGGCCGGTCGTCGAGCGGCCCGACGGCCGTCGGCGCACTGGCTTCGTCATCGGCGGCCGTTCCGACACGGTCAGCGCCGACGATCGGGCGCGCCTCGCCTCGCTCGCTGCCAAGGACCCGACGCTCAGCGTCCACGTCCTCCCGAACGCCGGTCACTGGGTGCACGTCGACGACCCTGAGGGCCTCCTTCGCATCCTCGGCGCGGCCCTCGGCGGCTGA